The following proteins are encoded in a genomic region of Primulina huaijiensis isolate GDHJ02 chromosome 3, ASM1229523v2, whole genome shotgun sequence:
- the LOC140972234 gene encoding auxin-induced protein 15A-like, protein MAIHKILRRSLSAEKRSNSSTGSTDVPKGHLAVYVGETEYKKRFVIPISYLNDPSFQDLLHQVEEEFGFSHPMGGLTIPCNENIFIDIISCLGRV, encoded by the coding sequence ATGGCCATTCACAAAATCCTTAGACGCTCTTTATCAGCTGAAAAAAGATCCAACTCCAGTACTGGATCAACTGATGTTCCCAAGGGACATTTGGCCGTTTATGTCGGGGAGACTGAATATAAGAAGCGATTTGTCATCCCAATATCATACTTGAACGACCCATCATTTCAAGATTTGTTACATCAAGTCGAAGAAGAATTTGGGTTTAGTCATCCAATGGGTGGACTCACCATTCCAtgcaatgaaaatatatttattgataTAATCTCTTGTTTGGGAAGAGTATGA
- the LOC140973665 gene encoding auxin-responsive protein SAUR21-like yields the protein MAIRQILRRSLSSERRSNSNGSSYVPKGHFVVYIGENESKQRFVVPISYLNDPSFQDLLTKAEEEFGFCHPMGGITIPCSEDLFIDLTSRLGR from the coding sequence ATGGCCATTCGACAAATCCTTAGACGTTCTTTATCGAGTGAAAGAAGATCAAACTCAAACGGATCATCTTATGTCCCGAAAGGACATTTCGTTGTGTATATTGGGGAGAACGAGAGTAAACAACGATTTGTTGTTCCAATATCATATCTAAACGATCCTTCATTTCAAGATTTGTTAACTAAAGCTGAAGAAGAATTTGGGTTCTGTCATCCAATGGGTGGAATCACCATTCCTTGCTCCGAAGATTTATTCATTGATCTAACCTCTCGTTTGGGAAGATAG
- the LOC140973668 gene encoding auxin-responsive protein SAUR27-like: MAIRQILRRSLSSERRSNSMGSTDVPKGHFAVYVGETKNKQRFVIPVSYLNNPLFQELLNKAEEEFGFYHPMGGITIPCSQYLFIDLTSRLGGI; encoded by the coding sequence ATGGCGATTCGACAAATCCTTAGACGATCTTTATCTAGTGAAAGAAGATCAAACTCCATGGGATCCACCGATGTTCCGAAGGGGCATTTTGCTGTTTATGTTGGGGAAACTAAAAACAAGCAACGATTTGTGATTCCCGTGTCATACTTAAACAACCCTTTATTTCAAGAATTGTTAAACAAAGCGGAAGAAGAATTCGGGTTCTATCATCCAATGGGTGGAATCACCATCCCCTGCAGCCAATATTTGTTTATTGATCTGACTTCTAGATTGGGTGGAATATGA